Within Thermococcus celer Vu 13 = JCM 8558, the genomic segment ACGAAGAAGAGTTCGCTGTAGGCTATCTGATACAGGAGAAAGTTGCTTATCCTAACCTCGCCCCCGGTTCTTATGACGATGTCCGGGTCGGGCATTTTGGGGTAGTAGAGGTACCTCTTCACGAGGTCCTCGTCCACATCTTCCGGTCTGATCCTCCCGGCCAGGGCGTCCCTGACGATGTCCCTGACGGCATCGGTTATCTCGCTCCTTCCTCCGTAGGCCAGGGCTATGTTGAGGACGTAGTCCCCGTACTTCCTCGTGACCCTCTCCGCCTCTTCCGCGGCCTTCCTCACGTTCTCCGGGAGCATCTCCTTCCTCCCGAGAACGTTGACCCTGATTCTGTACCTGTGAACCCTCTCGTCCTTTACCAGCTCCCTGAACTTCTCCTCGAAGAGGTTCATGAGGGCCCTCACTTCCTCGGGGGTCCTCCTGAAGTTCTCCGTGGAGAAGGCGTAAACGGTGAGCGTCCTTATCCCGAGCTCCCGGCACCACTCGAGTATCTCCTCGAGCTTCCGGGACCCAAAGAGATGGCCGTACCACGGCGGTTTCTCCATCTTCCGCGCCCATCTCCTGTTCCCGTCCATTATTATGGCGACGTGCCTCGGAATGCTCCCCGACTTAACCTTATCCAGGAGGTAGTCCTCGTAGAGGTCGTAAACGGGCTTGAATAAAATA encodes:
- the uppS gene encoding polyprenyl diphosphate synthase — protein: MIFRLVSHVPRILFKPVYDLYEDYLLDKVKSGSIPRHVAIIMDGNRRWARKMEKPPWYGHLFGSRKLEEILEWCRELGIRTLTVYAFSTENFRRTPEEVRALMNLFEEKFRELVKDERVHRYRIRVNVLGRKEMLPENVRKAAEEAERVTRKYGDYVLNIALAYGGRSEITDAVRDIVRDALAGRIRPEDVDEDLVKRYLYYPKMPDPDIVIRTGGEVRISNFLLYQIAYSELFFVDVYFPEFRKIDFLRIIREYQKRGRRFGR